From the genome of Solanum lycopersicum chromosome 12, SLM_r2.1:
aaatcccgttcatcaagctcatgaaagcagcaggggcattcgtaagacgataagacattactacaaattcgtaatgcccatacctagttcgaaaagcagtctttggcacatccgttgcccgtatcttcaattgatgataaccggatctcaagtcaatcttagagaagacacaagcaccttgtaactgatcgaacaagtcatcaatgcgaggaatgggatacttgttcttaatagttaccttgttcaactgtcggtagtctatgcacatccgaaaacttctatctttcttcttcacaaacaaaaccggagctccccaaggggatgcacttggtctaatgaagcttttgcttaacaactcttgaagttgggcttttaactctcttaactccgcgggggccattctataagggggtatagaaatgggacgagtacccggttcaagatcaatgcagaagtcaatatccctatctggtggcataccaggaagatctgcagggaacacatccagaaactcacggactaccgaaaccgactcaattggaggtacttgggtagtatcatctcggaggtgtgccaagaacgctaaacaacccttactaaccattttcttagcacgaagaaaggagatgatacgcaccggattggaagtgtagtcaccttcccacactaacggatctgtcctaggcttggctaacgtcacagttttagcattacaatccaagatcgcaaaattcggagaaagccaagtcatacccagaattacatcaaaatcaaccatttctaagataaccaagtctacataagtattgctccccacaaaagttaccaaacaagacctatatactttttcaactatcacagactcacccaccagagtagacacacgaataggtatgtcaagcaattcacaatgtaaattaagaccattagcaaatgcggaagatacatatgaaaatgtagagccagggtcaaataatacagaagccatacgatcacaaaccaaaagattacctgtgataacatctgatgtctccgcttcctaccgcccagggaaagcgtaacaatgggccctatcacctgtctgtccgttgcccctaccatgttgtgatgtaatggctccagtttgcccatcaccccggccgttttggtgaccaccattacctcgaccaccgcgtcctccagaatgacggcctcttctataaccacctctacctctaacatttggaggtctgtaactctgtttcgGATAATTTCTCCTAATGtgcccagtctccccacatccataacactctctggattcaagcataggtctttcagagaagtgttgaccggtctgaggtggtcctccaactacagtctgtagtgaagactgaattggtcggactgagtaacctcctgaaccctgtcctctagagtaagaaccattaaactcacctccctttcgaaacctttttgatgtagttgccatggtgaagtcatctggcttcactccctctacctctatcacgaagtctaccactttttgaaaagatttcgctgtagccgctacctgtaaggctgaaatccgcaactctgatctcaaccccttcacaaaacggcaaatccgctcttgtggactgaaacatagttgggtggcataccgggataatgcacggaacttagcctacgcagtgaccgacatcctaccttgctctaggctcaaaaactcatctcttttcctatccctcaaagtccgggggatatacttctccataaacaagctagagaatgatgcccaagtcataggtggtgcctccgttggttgacactcaacgtgtgaccgccaccacattttggcgttcccttgaaactgataagtcacaaactcaacaccaaaccgtttgCCCGGCAATCTTCATATCAATAATTATCTAAGAAAGGGCAATATTCTTTATACCCGTCTTGTGTAGTAGCTTatgacagtcaactagaaaatcgtaggcatcctcagattcagcacccttgaagactggaggtttcaatttcaagaacttactgaaaagttcatgttgatcatttgtcattataggccctgtagtcagacgaggaaacgtgcctatttccaatggaacatccatgcggggagccatagtagccgcatgttgtacctccggagcctgaggtgctggtgcagaaaatactggaggtgtctggccttgattagataacccgctaagataagcaagaacctgattgatcatttctggggtaggttggggtgacaattcctcattctgcacttgttcattctccccatcctccccttctcttactacttcctcagtcggtggaggagtcaccgccctagtatcagatgggccaggcgttcgtcctcttcccctagaggacgtcctcccacgacctctaccacggcctcttgccgctactcttcctcgagctacagccccagtggctggctcagacgcttcttgtcttgtcgatgttggtgttggcgcagtcgttactctagttctaaccatctgcgaaatagagtgaagatggtcagataccaatttgtatcacctagataccaattggacccaagtaatagcacgaaagaaagaaagaaagaatggaatttttttctaaagtcttatagcctcttaaagaaaagtaaaggcgtccccctaccgttccttaagactctactagactcgttcttgtgtgatgagatcaacgaacctaatgctctgacaccaagtttgtcacgacccaaatcgggtcgcgactggcacccacacttaccctcctatgtgagcgaaccaaccaatctaaaccttaacatttaaagatgatatcaacagaaagtaatgcagaagacttaaactcattaacaaaatcaataacttctaaaaactcaacaactattattatccccaaaatctggaagtcatcatcacaagaacatctaccctcaaattactaatctaagagtgtctaagaagctaaaatacattaaaaatctagtccatgccggaacttcaaggcatcgagacatgaagaggaagatccagtccaagctagaagcattagctcaccctgaaatccggtgtaatgaagactggctagagttgcggttgagttgaagacgacggcacgtttgctgcactccacaaataacaaggaaagaaacatataagtaggggtcagtacaaaacacgggtactgagtagatatcatcggccaactcaaaatagaaaacaatatgcatcaaataatatcataaatcaactacaatactcaatctgtagcaacaacatgtacaagaatctttgataaataacgtcaagtacactcatgaggactcaagcctccatatcatactcatttgggaattaggttcattagattgagtatattagcatctttcaagattcatcacctttattcttgtgtcggtacgtgacactccgctcccctactactatgtgtcggaacgtgacactccaatcccctaattctacgtgtcggttcgtgacacccgatcccctaattctatgtgtcggttcatgacacccgatcccctaattctacgtgtcggttcgtgacacccgatcccctaattctacgtgtcggttcgtgacacccgttcctttaattctacgtgtcggttcgtgacacccgatcccctaattctacgtgtcggttcgtgacacccgatcccttaattctacgtgtcggttcgtgacacccgatcccctagttctacgtgtcagttcgtgacacccgatcccctagttctacgtgtcggttcgtgacacccgatccactaatctcattctattaattcatcaagccttcttttataccaaggcatcatcaatctcattactttagttcatcaagccttcttttataccaaggcatcatcaatcttattactttagttcatcaagccttcttttataccaagacatcattattaataaggggttttcaagatttgggattcaatagcttcatcatgcttatttcatcacagttatataatcacattcatgcaagcatacaattaagcatatagaagactttacaatacaacccaacacatatcattcgctattaagagttaactacgaatagtataaaaccataacctacctccaccgaagattagtgatcaagcaagcaaattccccaaagcttcatttttcctctctctcgatcgatcgttcctttccctctctttctgttcttttctttttcttattcaaaccctctttcttttaccctaattagtatataattaagtataaaagatggtgaattaacccattaactaattcaaggttatctcttttaaccctcaagtagttaaattattaacattaacccactaaatttataattatagcaggaatagtccaaaacgtcccttaaaatatttaaagaaatccgacctcgcctgggattacgcagcctgtgacgggccgtcgtgcctgcgacggtccgtcctgctgctccgtcaaagagttcagagactcaattctctgaagagtctgtgacgggccgtcacgcctgtgacggtccgtcttgctattctgttacgaagttcagagagtcgatttcagtacccatttttcagaatttctaagtgttttgaaacgagacccctcgacggtccgtcgtgcccatgacggtccgtcgtgggttccgtcgtctcagcctgtttttctagaaataaaatctgctgctcaaaacgactaaacaggtcattacaataaaattgtgtgatacttaaatttataaaacttatttgTATCAGATAATTTTTGAAAGTATCGTATTTTGTATTATATACCACAAACACTATAATTATAaccaaaaaacaaagaaaaatatacataataagatcaaaattaaagtacattaatatttaaattcaaaataacaaaatttttagAGAACTAACCAATTATCGAGAAACCAACCTCCTAAGATTGTTAATCGTAGatcattttcttcaaagatAACACACCACATAGCAAATACAACAAttctatccttttttttttgggtcttCCACATTCGCTTTAAAAGATGAAGTTTCATCCTTCTTCAATTTCATATCTAAATATTATCATTCTTCATTGTTAATGAATCCGACAAGCTTTTGGATATATTTTTAGTCCAATCATCATCGTTGAAATCATATTGAGTTGAATAGATCTATTTCATGAAAGTTTtcatcatcaaaacaaaatacaCAAGGTATCATACTAAAAAGACGGAGCAAAATTCATATGTATaagaaaattgtaaattaaaaatatttttttaataaaaaaatgaaatctgaaaaatttgaaaataaaaattgataaagagtgaaattgatgaacttgagagagaataaatttgaaattaaaaaattgaatgatTGATGTAACTGTTGATGTATGGAGTGATTTTAGgcttaaaatagaaataaaaacatTGGATTGGAAAGGATATAAATAATGTATctgaaaataagagaaaaagaggaagttttgaaatattttaaaatgatagggaattttagaaattatgaaaataaagattGTGTAGTTAGGAAATTTTTCCTAACTTAAATAGTAGCCCAAATAGTGGCCACTTGCAGTGTTTCGATCTCTTTTCAACCCAATTTGTCCGCCTATCAAATTGGGTCTTGTGGTCCGGCCCAATACACTTTATATTAGTTcgtattacaaaaaaaataatacacggattagttataataatatttattttttatttaatatatttttaaaaattatttagcatTGTCATATGAATAACTAATACTTTTTTCAGTTTTAATTTGCTTGACctacattttcttttcattcaatttttctaaaaagatattttttttttcttttttaacaactctttgatttcaactttttatatgagaccaaaagattaaaatataatattgtatGTTTGACATACCTTcaatttaagaccacaagattcaaatctttctttcttttttcaaatttcgTATCATATCAAAACATTATCgaacaaattgaaatggaggcAAAACTTAGCGAACCGTAgtattaaatatcaatattattattgcatatattaacatgattaaagataaaattgcccttgaaaatatacaaaattaaaaaatatgaagaatatatttttttttcaaatttttattttcacaatacatgttatttttaatatattaaactaaatttaaataaaatatgatatcgACATAGCTAAGGTTTTGGTTGATTGCCACCAATTCAATCTCTTAAGATATCATCTATATTACTTAAACCTtcaatattgttattatattgatattaattttttttacatacatattctatatatacccgtcaatatttttgaaagtCTAAAACAACATAAAGGTACATTGCACCATGAATTCAAAATGGGGGTTGGCAGGACTCAGACGGGTCAATATGGGCTGCTGGAGGGGTTAGATTTTCAAACCATGAAGTCACATAAATGTTCGTTTACTATTCAAAGCATATtagcaattttttattttgtatattcttAATAAttccatcataattttttttgatatttaatttaaacatgtaACCAATTATAGTTTTATCCTAATTTGATATGCTAAAAATGCAGTAAATATATGGTTTGTTACAAATGCTGCAAATACAAATATATGGTTTGATATGCTAAAAATGCagtaaatttatatgaaaatttcacttctttagagttgatttgattaatttttagaattaaaataaattataaatttaaaagtttatcTGAAAATTATACTACTAAATATGATGAGAAGATAATATTCTAAGATAATGACCACAAaatattattcagtttatttgTCTTAATGTTTAACTTGGTTTCATATGACATATATACTCTTCAACTTTGTATTTGTCCTATTTGATAGTTTACACGACATTCAACGTATATTATGCCACATAGATTGTATATatatctatttgttcaatttcatGTACATTCAAAATTGAAGCGAATATATAAAAGctgaaatcaaattcaaatatatatttatgaatagaaaaatctttttttatccagaaaatttgatcaaaatggtaaaattacatatttcacattatgttattttatctttttgaacattttttacccttttaactttaaatacattttaattaaaaaatagaaaaaaataatttattttaaaattaaaaaaaatattataatttttttaaatttatagctaaattttctactcatttaaaattaagatttatatatttaatttaggaTAACAGGGATAGTGGTAGGTAGGTAATGATGTTACCAAACAATAGGAAGAAAACTCAGCCAACAACTTTCTACAACTACTAATAATAAGCTTACCAAACTCCATAACCCCTCATTATTCAAAatcttaatttgattttgtaagTAAAATCCCAATTTAATTGTTAAGTTTTGcgtatattttattcttttcagaCTTCACTTGTGTAATTATACTAAGCATTTGTATTTAAGATTATGTTGATTGAAATTGTGTTTTCCTTGTAAAAGGTTCTTGGTTTGGGAATTTTATTAATCATGGCTCAAGAAACATTAAATCTTGAACAAGAGGTTAgttcaaatttcaattaaaaggGTATAAAGTTAAGTTCTTGATTCTTGTTATTGCTTTGATTGTTCATTTCAGGTTGTTTTGGTTGAAGAACTTGGAAATGCTAGAGTTGTTACCTTAAATAACCCAAAACAGTTGAATGTCATTTCACCCAAAGTGGTATGTTGAAGAATTTGAATTCTTGAGATTATCTATTTCTTGTTATATCGGATTTAAGTTATATGCATCGATAGTGTAAAGATTTTGTGTGGACCTAGTGAAGAAATTATAGGGTTTAGTAACTTTAGCTTAGGTTATGTAGTTGTGGTAAAATGTTGATTCTAATTATACcattgaagttcaaattttggatTTGTCTATGCAAGCTACCAATTACTCACTTCgttttttcaatttgtttgtctgacTTTCACTTTACGCGGAGTTTAAGAAAGCTACTATTTACtccttttatttcaatttgtttgtgtGGCTTTAGCTTAgtacggagtttaagaaagctACCAAGTACTTActtcgtttcaatttgtttgtctggcTTTAACTTGATACAGACTTTAAGAAAGCTACCAATTACTTCcttcgtttcaatttgtttgtctggcTTTCATTTGATACGGAgttttaagaaattaagaagacttttgaatgttatggtcttaaactaaagataagaagaatttactaaaatgtcttttaatcttgtggtttttAAACATGTCAGTAGAAAGCTGAAACTAAAAGAGttgtcaaaaaaggaaagagacaTTCTTATTGAAACAGAAGACAACTGTCAACCAAATTGAAACGGACGGAGTAATGCATATCATAGAGATTTGCTTTTAAGTTTTAAGTATCTTGTTAGTGACCTGAATATGTACATATAGTTCAGACCATTAATGTATATAATAAAACTTCTTTATTTCCTTCAAGTAGGTAGTGCTTCTTGCAGCGAATCTCGAGAAGTGGGAGAAAGATGAGAATGCAAAACTTGTTATCATCAAGGTTAGTAATCTGTTTCTGCtctccaaaattttaaaattttattgtttcttatattattgtaatttcTAGCTAGTGCTAACATATGATTGAGATGCGAATTTTGAAAATGTTGTTCAGCCTTGTTTTCGTTTTTCATAAAATGAACAGGGAGCTGGGCGGGCTTTTTCTGCTGGCGGGGATTTGAAGATGTTCTATAATGGCAGGAATTCAAGTAATATTTTGTAACAGTAAAAAGTTCTGTTGTTTACTTTAGATctatgttgcttggactcttAAAAAATGTCACCAGGTGCGTGTCGGAtcactacttttggaggatctgaCTCTGTGCTGCAGCATTTTTGGAGAGTTCGAGCGTCATAGCTATAGACTGTTGAATTACCATTTGTTGACTGGCATTTGTAACTTGTACTTCACAGAGGATTCCTGCCTTGAGGTTGTTTATCGAATGTATTGGCTTTGCaatcacattcatacatataaaaagaCCACGGTGCAGTACTCATACCACTCTTCTGCAATCCTTATATTGAAATAGAATCGAGCACGTGTTGATTCTGAAAACTTGTCTCTGACTTCCGTTTTATACGCTGTACAGGTTGCTCTTGTTCATGGAATCTCAATGGGCGGAGGTGCATCCTTAATGGCTCCAATGAAGTTCTCTGTTGTGACTGAAAAGACGGTTCGTACAAATATATCTACTACTGCATATTGTTTTTCAAGTAGTGTATTAACTATATTGCATCTTACTCTTCCTTTATAGGTTTTCTCCACTCCTGAAGCAAGTATAGGCTTCCACACGGACTGCGGTTTCTCATACATGCTTTCTCGACTTCCTGGTAGACTCGGTAAGCATTAAAATAGCATCGGGACAAGGTAGTTTGTCTTTATGCTATTTGTGTTAATCGAAGAACCAAATGAGAATTTGTGATGCATTTACTGTTTATGTAGGGGAATACTTGGGTTTAACTGGAGCGAGGCTGAACGGTAAAGAATTGGTAGCTGTTGGACTTGCAACACATTTTGTACCTCTGGAGGTGAGTCTAATGGACAACAATATCTTATTCCAAACACAAATCATAAAAACAAGATTTTATCTCATGGATGACAGAACACTTAATCTTCGTTAATTCATTTTCCATGTAATGGACCAGACATACGTTTTAATTGGAATATCATATCATGTAATAGACCGTGGATAAGCTTCAACTGGAATATCCAGAAGATATAAGAGTAGAAAACCACCTTAATAGTACATTGGATGGCCAATATATCAGTAACTCTATCTCATTGGATAGTTCCTCTTGTATGTATAAACTAAACACTTTTCGACCTATAAGTGGTTAGTACTCGAGTACGTTATGCCATGAACTGGATCTCCATGCATTACATCTTTGTAGTGTTTTCTTTTCAACATTCCTGTGCATCGAAGTTTATTGTTTGTGTTGGATTCTTTTTCATGCCATACTATATGCAATACGATATGCCTGAAGGTAGAGATATATCAAAAAGTTCATTGCATAGTCAATTTGATATCCTGCAAATCCAGAATGAACTATAATAACTTCTCCTATATGAGTTATTCTCTAATGAACCACTTTATCAACAAACGTTGTTTGATTTGTCTCTCGTCAAGTTCCCTAGTTCATAATAGGACTTTTATGCCAGACAGACAGAAAATCAACATAGTCCCTGGCCCTGCAGATGGATGaagcacaaaaaaataaaaacataaagtaCATAAAAGTTTAATGGTTTTTGATTTTGTGAATGACTTGAGattgtattttcttttctttaacaaattatagAGTTGACTCTATTTGCTATTTTGAAATGTCAGAAACTGCCAGAGCTAGAGAAGCACTTACTAAGCTTAAACACTGGCGACGAGGCTGCTGTCGGATCTGCAATCAAGGAGTTCTCTACAGACGTTCAGATCGATGAAGAAAGTATCTTGAAAAAGTAATATTTGTCATAATTACTGTAATCTATACTCTTTCATCAAGAAAATCAAGAGTAACATATGTTTGCTCATGCAGGCAGTCAATAATTGATGAGTGCTTCTCCAAGGATTCTGTTGCAGAGATTATCAGTTCATTTGTAAGACAATTCTTCACAGCATTGTAAAAATGATGATTTATAATAGATATAACATAAATAGTTCGATGGTTTCTTTCGTTTCAGGAAACTGAGGCAGGCAAAGAAGGAAATGGTTGGATTGTTCCAGTGCTTAAAGGCCTAAAAAGGTCATCCCCAACAGGCCTAAAAATTACACTAAGATCGGTTAGTTCCTCCTTTTTGTTTCATACAAAATCAGTCAAAACTTTCCTTTTCAGATATCATGATGGTTGATATAatctttattttctaaattattataGTCTATGATAGAGTAGACCATCGAAATGGTCACATTCCCTTCGTATTCGATATAGCAGCTCTCAATTTATCTAGTGCTGGAACAGTCTATCTTTTTCAAACTTATGCAAAATAGCACCTAGCTGTGAATTAGGACAAAAGCATTGTTGTTTCGTTTGAATTCTAGTGGAGCAGACTATGCTCATTCGACTTTTCCTGTTACTAGTAGGTTCATAGTGATACTGGTTTTTGTACGGACAACATCCGTGCTCCTAATAAGTTGTAGAAGGTAATTGCTTTGAAGTTTATGATAAACT
Proteins encoded in this window:
- the LOC101263879 gene encoding 3-hydroxyisobutyryl-CoA hydrolase-like protein 5, encoding MAQETLNLEQEVVLVEELGNARVVTLNNPKQLNVISPKVVVLLAANLEKWEKDENAKLVIIKGAGRAFSAGGDLKMFYNGRNSKDSCLEVVYRMYWLCNHIHTYKKTTVALVHGISMGGGASLMAPMKFSVVTEKTVFSTPEASIGFHTDCGFSYMLSRLPGRLGEYLGLTGARLNGKELVAVGLATHFVPLEKLPELEKHLLSLNTGDEAAVGSAIKEFSTDVQIDEESILKKQSIIDECFSKDSVAEIISSFETEAGKEGNGWIVPVLKGLKRSSPTGLKITLRSIREGRKQTLSECLKKEFRITINTLRARISGDVYEGIRALTIDKDNSPKWDPLTLENVEDEQVNLVFEPFEEDFELKVSENEQDRWDGKYEDSAYCHQ